A window of the Artemia franciscana chromosome 21, ASM3288406v1, whole genome shotgun sequence genome harbors these coding sequences:
- the LOC136041037 gene encoding peroxiredoxin-6-like, producing MKLGQTFPDFKADTSHGPISFHEWIGDSWAILFSHPADYTPVCTTELTRVAKLMPEFQKRNVKVIALSIDSTESHKGWIKDIQCFGKTAGDFPYPIIADTDRSLGTNLGIIDPDEVNKEGVALTARAVFVIGPDKKMKLSILYPATTGRNFDEILRVIDSLQLTAVKKVATPADWKPGMKCMVVPSVPDEELPKMFPQGVEIIDVPSKKSYLRMVENP from the exons ATGAAGCTAGGTCAAACATTTCCAGATTTTAAAGCTGATACATCTCATGGACCAATTTCATTTCATGAGTGGATTGGCGATAG ctgGGCTATCCTGTTCTCGCATCCTGCTGACTATACCCCAGTATGTACTACTGAGCTAACCAGGGTTGCAAAATTAATGCCTGAATTTCAGAAGCGAAATGTTAAAGTGATCGCTTTATCCATTGACTCAACTGAATCACACAAAGGATGGATCAAG GATATACAGTGTTTCGGAAAGACGGCTGGAGATTTTCCATATCCTATCATAGCAGATACTGACCGGTCACTGGGCACCAACCTTGGTATAATTGATCCTGATGAAGTAAATAAAGAAGGCGTGGCTCTAACAGCACGTGCTGTGTTTGTGATCGGTCCAGACaagaaaatgaaactgtcaATTTTGTATCCAGCAACAACGGGTCGCAACTTCGA TGAGATTCTTCGTGTAATTGATTCGCTTCAGTTGACAGCTGTGAAGAAAGTGGCCACTCCTGCAGACTGGAAG CCGGGAATGAAATGTATGGTGGTTCCCAGCGTCCCTGACGAAGAATTGCCCAAGATGTTTCCACAAGGTGTGGAAATTATTGATGTTCCATCTAAAAAGAGCTACTTGCGTATGGTGGAAAATCCTTAA